A genomic region of Macaca mulatta isolate MMU2019108-1 chromosome 5, T2T-MMU8v2.0, whole genome shotgun sequence contains the following coding sequences:
- the GPRIN3 gene encoding G protein-regulated inducer of neurite outgrowth 3, whose translation MGTVPDPLRSAKTSLIAASGKEEDLGEPQAASPQHRPAHLCKNTNGFSGAPAEPDLSPRAAAEALMQACEHETTQPGMSSPGVFNEVEKAPATFNSPGNSQLPGSSQPAAPAPSSVAGRDLTHTPLTMPANQYTRQSIPGDQPNAITSSAPEDSLMRSQRTSNREQPEKPSCPVGDILSSSKDQVSCEFPSPETIQGTVQTPVTAARVVSHSSSPVGGPEGERQGAICDSEMRSCKPLTRESGCSENKQPFVTASGPQGTTSVTPQPAPLTSEPSACPPGPEKVLLPAQHPMSRFKEASTMTSQAEGEIKEVPRRAWQDAEVQAVASVESRSVSTSPSILTAFLKESPAPEHFEQEQLRVICHSSGSHTVELSDGTLDPQESSQCPGIMPQVHIQAAAAVPTTFQRENKLVSLPGGVLKTSSINLASSNAQHLCKEDGRLAGMTPAGEESTAKKLAGTNSSSLKATAIDQISISACSQAETSYGLGKSETRPSEFAEKTTNGHKTDPGCKLSDSCGSISKADHSGSLDPTNKGDAREKKPASPQAVKEKESAGTDTSDTKTLLLNPKSQESGGTESAANPTPSPIRKNQESTLEESRQTKTATSLSLPSDPMGDSSPGSGKKTPSRSVKASPRRPSRVSEFLKEQKLNVTAAAAQVGLAPGDKKKQLGADSKLQLKQSKRVRDVVWDEQGMTWEVYGASLDAESLGIAIQNHLQRQIREHEKLVKTQNSQTRRSISSDSSSNKKLKGRQHSVFQSMLQNFRRPNCCVRPAPSSVLD comes from the coding sequence ATGGGGACTGTACCTGACCCTCTCAGATCAGCTAAAACTTCCCTGATCGCAGCTTCCGGAAAAGAAGAGGATCTAGGAGAGCCACAGGCTGCCTCACCTCAGCATCGACCAGCTCACCTGTGTAAGAATACCAATGGCTTTTCAGGTGCCCCTGCAGAGCCAGACCTCAGCCCCAGGGCAGCTGCCGAAGCTCTGATGCAGGCTTGTGAGCATGAGACCACCCAGCCAGGTATGTCTTCTCCTGGTGTCTTCAATGAAGTGGAGAAAGCACCCGCCACATTCAACTCTCCCGGCAATTCCCAGCTGCCAGGGAGCAGCCAGCCCGCAGCGCCAGCCCCGAGTTCTGTAGCAGGAAGGGATCTTACACACACACCATTGACAATGCCTGCCAATCAGTACACCCGCCAGTCCATCCCAGGTGATCAGCCCAATGCCATCACCTCATCCGCACCTGAAGATTCCCTGATGAGATCACAGAGAACCTCAAATAGAGAGCAACCTGAGAAACCAAGTTGTCCTGTGGGAGACATCCTCAGTAGCAGCAAAGATCAGGTGTCCTGTGAGTTTCCTTCCCCAGAAACAATCCAGGGAACAGTGCAGACTCCAGTGACAGCAGCCAGGGTGGTCAGTCACTCATCCTCTCCTGTAGGTGGACCTGAAGGGGAAAGGCAGGGAGCCATCTGTGACTCTGAAATGAGGTCCTGTAAACCTCTAACTAGAGAATCTGGATGTTCAGAGAACAAGCAGCCCTTTGTCACTGCCTCGGGCCCCCAAGGCACAACTTCTGTGACACCTCAACCAGCCCCCCTCACTAGCGAACCTTCGGCATGTCCCCCAGGTCCAGAGAAGGTGCTGCTACCAGCACAGCATCCGATGTCAAGGTTCAAAGAAGCCAGTACGATGACCAGCCAAGCTGAAGGTGAAATCAAGGAAGTTCCCAGAAGGGCTTGGCAAGATGCGGAGGTGCAGGCAGTGGCGAGTGTGGAGAGCAGATCCGTCTCCACCAGTCCCAGTATCCTCACTGCATTTCTGAAGGAAAGCCCTGCTCCTGAGCATTTCGAACAAGAGCAGCTGCGTGTCATTTGCCACAGCAGTGGGAGCCACACAGTGGAGCTCTCTGACGGCACGCTAGACCCCCAGGAGTCCAGCCAGTGCCCTGGCATCATGCCACAGGTGCACATTcaggcagctgcagctgtgcccaCCACTTTCCAAAGGGAAAATAAACTAGTGAGCCTACCAGGTGGGGTCCTTAAAACCTCGTCAATCAATTTGGCCTCCAGTAATGCCCAGCATCTGTGTAAAGAAGATGGGAGGTTAGCAGGAATGACTCCAGCAGGGGAAGAATCAACTGCTAAAAAGCTCGCAGGTACTAATTCTAGCTCCCTGAAAGCTACCGCCATTGACCAGATTTCTATCAGTGCATGCAGTCAAGCTGAAACAAGTTATGGATTGGGGAAATCTGAAACCAGGCCATCTGAGTTTGCAGAGAAAACCACAAACGGCCACAAAACAGACCCAGGTTGCAAACTATCTGACTCTTGTGGCTCTATCAGCAAAGCTGACCATTCTGGGAGCTTGGATCCCACTAATAAAGGAGATGCAAGGGAAAAGAAGCCTGCATCTCCTCaggcagtaaaagaaaaagagtctGCTGGCACTGATACCTCCGATACCAAAACCCTACTGCTCAATCCTAAATCTCAAGAAAGTGGAGGCACAGAATCAGCTGCTAATCCTACACCCTCCCCAATTAGGAAGAACCAGGAGAGCACCTTAGAAGAAAGCAGACAGACCAAGACAGCCACCAGCCTGAGCCTGCCATCTGATCCCATGGGTGACTCCAGCCCAGGTTCCGGCAAGAAGACCCCATCTCGCTCGGTCAAAGCCAGCCCACGCAGGCCCAGCCGCGTCAGCGAGTTCCTCAAGGAGCAAAAGTTAAATGTGACAGCAGCTGCTGCTCAGGTAGGACTCGCTCCGGGAGATAAGAAAAAGCAGCTCGGTGCAGACTCCAAGCTCCAGCTGAAACAGTCCAAGCGTGTCAGGGACGTCGTGTGGGATGAGCAGGGAATGACCTGGGAAGTGTATGGTGCGTCCTTGGACGCAGAGTCCCTGGGAATTGCGATCCAGAACCATTTACAAAGACAAATCAGGGAACATGAGAAATTAGTCAAAACTCAAAATAGCCAGACCCGGAGATCCATTTCCTCAGATTCTTCTTCAAATAAGAAGCTCAAAGGAAGGCAGCACAGTGTCTTCCAGTCCATGCTGCAGAACTTCCGACGCCCCAACTGCTGCGTCCGCCCTGCCCCTTCTTCTGTGTTAGATTGA